AACCCGGCCGGGCTGGCCGCGTACGCCCGGGCCGTCTCCTCTCCGGGCAGCGCCGAGTACGACCAGTTCCTCACCCCCGCCCAGAGCCAGCAGCGCTTCGGGGCGACCGCGGACCAGATCGCGGCCGTCCGCGCCTGGGCGACCAGTGCGGGCCTGACCATCACCGGCACCAACGCCCACTACCTCGATGTGCACGGCTCCGCCGCCGACGTCGACCGCGCCTTCGGCACCCACCTGCACGAGTACGCCGTCCAGGGCAAGCTGCTCAAGGCGCCGGCCAGCAATGTGGTGCTCCCCGCCGCCGTCGCCTCCGCCGTCCTCGGCGTGACCGGGCTCAGCGACGACGCGCCCACCATGCGCGCCCAGAGCCAGCCGGTCGACGGCCCGCTGAGCTTCGGCACCGACGCCAAGGGCAAGCCGAAGCCCAAGCCCAAGCCCAAGGCGGGCCTGCCCACGGTCGCCACCTGCTCCTCCTACTGGGGCCAGAAGACGGTCAGCGGAGCGCCGAAGGGCTACACCGCGAAGAACACCTTCGACCAGTGCTCCCTCACGCCGGCCCAGCTGCGCAAGGCCTACGGCGTCACCGCCTCCGGCCTGACCGGCAAGGGCGCGACGGTCGCCATCGTGGACGCCTACGGCTCCTCGACCATGCTCGCCGACGCGAACCACTTCGCCGTGAACCACGGTGACAAGGCGTTCCGCAAGGGCCAGTACAGCGAGGTGGTCACCCCGAAGCTGTGGACGCAGACCGGCGCCAACGACGGCTGCGGCGGCGGCCCGGCCGGCTGGGCGGGCGAGGAGGCACTGGACGTCGAGATGGTGCACGGGCTGGCCCCGGACGCCAATGTCGTCTACGTCGGCGCCAACTCCTGCTCCGACCAGGACCTGATGGCCGCGCTCAGCACGATCGTGGACAAGCACCTGGCCGACGTCGTCTCCAGCTCGTGGTCCGGGCTGATGCACACCACGGCGGGCGACGAGAGCCCCACCACGATCGCCGCCTACGAGCAGATCTTCGAGCAGGGCGCCGCCGAGGGCATCGGCTTCGACTTCGCCGCCGGCGACTGCGGCGACAACTCCCCGGGCGCCGCGGCCACCGGCTCCAACTGCGACAAGACCACCACCGAGGCGCAGGCCGGCTTCCCGTCCTCCGACAACTGGGTGACGGACGTCGGCGGCACCGCCATCGGCATCAAGGACGCGTCCGGCACCTACGGCTTCGAGACCGACATGGGTACCGACCGCTCCGTGCTCAGCGCCGACGGCAAGAGCTGGAGCCCCTTCCCGGGCACCTTCTACTTCGGCGGCGGTGGCGGCACCAGCCAGGACTTCGCCCAGCCGTGGTACCAGGGCCCGGTGGTGCCGAGCACCCTGGCGCACACCCTGATGACCGGCGCGGTCAGCAAGACCGCGCAGCGGGTCACCCCCGACGTCGCCATGAACGGTGACCTGTACACCTCGGTGCTGGTCGGCATGTCCGACGGCAACCCGTACAGCGAGGGCGGCTACGGCGGCACCAGTGTCGCGGCGCCGGAGTTCTCCGGCATCCAGGCCGACGCGATCCAGGCCCGCGGCGGCCGTTCGATCGGCTTCGCCAACCCGTCCATCTACGAGCGGGCCGGCGGCGCCGACTTCCACGCCGTCGTCAACAACACTCTGGGCAAGGGACAGCAGCCGCTGAACTCCGTCGCCGACCTGGGCGTCGTCGGCGGCTCCCTGCGGGTCCGGCTGGTGGCCTTCGGCCGGGACTACGGCCTGGCCGCGACCAAGGGCTTCAACAACGCGACCGGCGTCGGCTCGCCCGACGAGAAGTACCTGCTCTCCTTCAAGTAGATCTGACAAGTAGATCTGAGCAGTAGGCCCGTGGTGCCCGGCGGAATTCCGCCGGGCACCACGTCGTTGTGCCCGCGCGGCCCACCCCGCCCGGGGGTTGACCGTCGCCGCGGGTCATAGGCCGTCGCCGGGGACGGACAACCGGCTGCCGCCTACAACAGGACGAGTACCGCCGACGAACGGCGGTGCTGGCGGGAAGACCGGTCGAGGCCTCCTCCCGCCGCCGAGTCCCAGCCCCAGGAGTCCACATGCGAATCAGGACGAGCCGGATGACCCGCCGTCTGCTGCTGCTCGCCGCCCTGCCGACCGCGCTGGCCGTGGTCCTCCCCGGAACCGCCATGGCCGCCAGTGCCGGTGACCCCTCGGTGGGCACCCCCGCGTGCGACACCCAGTCGGTCTCCGAGCACGACAACATCAGCATGTACGACCCGTCCGACGGCGCCTACATGGGCACCGCCTACCTGGTCTACTCCTCGGGTTGCCAGACCGAGTGGGTGACCGTGCACGCCGTCGGCACCTACGACCCGGAGCCGTCGGTCTGGCTGCAGAACCGGACCGGCACCGATCTGTACGAGACCAACACCAGCGGGGACCCCCAGGGAACCTACTGGACCTACCAGTTGGGCGACATGCGGGACCAGACCGCCTGCGGCGGCGTACAGATGTACAACGACCTCAACGGTGCCTACGTCAACTGGAACTACATCGGCTGCTACTGAGTCGGCGCCGTGACCGCGGGGCCCCGGGGGGACGGGTGCCCCCTGGGGCCGGTGGTGGTGCACGGACTGCTCCCCCCTCTTCCTCCGGTGCCGTGGAAACGCCATAGTCGAGTCATGCGGTCCGTGCGTGCCCTCCCGGGCGGGCGGCCCCGGTGCGACAAGCGACGGTTCCGGCTCACGGGGGAGAGCAATGCCGCGTCCACAGCGCCCTCTGGATCCGCTGGCAGGCCCGGTGCAGGCCTTCGCCGCCGAGCTCCGGCTGGTGCGCGAGAAGGCGGGCAATCCGAAGTTCCTCCAGATGGCACGGGCGTCCGGTCGGTCGAGAACCGCCCTGGCCGAGGCAGCGGGCGGCGATCACCTGGCGACCTGGGAGACCGTCGAGGCGTTCCTGACCGCCTGCGGCCAGGACCCGCGCCACTGGTACGGGCGCTGGGAGGCGGTGCGCACCGCCACCGCCGCGAAGGAGCCCGGCCGAACGCCCGCGCCGCCAGACCTGGCCGTCGAGTCACGGCAGCAGCCCGGTCCGCCGCCCGTGCCGCCGCGGCCACCCCGGTGGCGCCGCCCGCTGGTCGCGGCCCTCGCCGTGGTCGCCGCCGCCGGTCTGCTCGTCGCCTTCCTGGACAGCCCGGACAACGGCGGCAGGGAGCCGGGTCGCGGCGCCTCGCCGTCGCCGCTTCCGGCCGGACCCGTCACGGTCGTCGTCCAGAACAAGGTGGCGGTCGGCGCGTCGGGCCTGTTCGAGGACAGCACTCCGGTCTACCTCTCGACCAGGCCGGTGCCGTTCTGCTCACGGGAGGGCTGCGAGGTCGCCGACACGAGGATGTGGAGCGGCGCGGTCCTCCAGGTCCTCTGCCAGGAGCAGGGCGCCGTGATGACCAACGAGGACGCCGCCACCGCCGGGATCACCCACAACCCCGGCGCGGTGACCTCCGCGCTCTGGTACCAGGCCGAGATGCCGAACGGTACCGACGGGTTCATCTCCGAGGTCTACCTCACCCCGGCCTCCCGCGGCGGCCGGGGCCTTCCCGCCTGCGCGCCGCCGTAGCACCGGCCGTGGCATCCGCCGCCGCGCCGTCTGCCCTCCGGGCCCGGTCTCGGCGAGAATCGCTGCCATGACGAACATTGACGAGTACGGCGGCGGACAGCACACCCCCGACGTCCTGGTGGTCACCACCAACGACGTCCCCGGCTACCGGGTCGACAAGATCATCGGCGAGGTCTTCGGCCTCACCGTCCGCTCCCGGAACATCGGCAGCCAGCTCGGCGCCAGCTTCAAGTCGCTGGCCGGCGGCGAGCTGCGCGGGCTGACCAAGACCCTGGTCGAGAGCCGCAACCAGGCCATGGACCGGCTCATCGAGCAGGCCCGCGCCCGCGGCGGCAACGCCGTCCTGACGATGCGCTTCGACGTCACCGAGGCGGGCGGGAACGGGACGGAGATCTGCGCCTACGGCACCGCGGCCGTCATCAGCCCGCTCGGCTGAACGCGGAGCCGGGCCGAACCGAGAACGGGGCCGCCCCCGGACCGAAGTCCGGGGGCGGCCCCACCGGCGCGTGCGCCGGATACGTACCGGTCGACTGCGTCAGACGCCGAGGACGCGCTTCAGCTCGGCGGCGCGGTCGGTGCGCTCCCAGGTGAAGTCCGGCAGCTCACGGCCGAAGTGGCCGTAAGCGGCGGTCTGGGCGTAGATCGGCCGGAGCAGGTCCAGGTCGCGGATGATCGCGGCCGGGCGCAGGTCGAAGACCTGGGTGACGGCGTCCTGGATCTTCTCCACGGCCACCGTCTCGGTGCCGAAGGTCTCCACGAACAGACCGACCGGCTCGGCCTTGCCGATGGCGTAGGCGACCTGGACCTCGGCCCGCCGGGCCAGGCCCGCCGCGACGATGTTCTTGGCGACCCAGCGCATCGCGTACGCCGCGGAGCGGTCGACCTTGGACGGGTCCTTGCCCGAGAAGGCGCCGCCGCCGTGACGGGCCATGCCGCCGTAGGTGTCGATGATGATCTTGCGGCCGGTCAGGCCGGCGTCGCCCATGGGGCCGCCGATCTCGAAGCGGCCGGTCGGGTTGACCAGCAGCCGGTAGCCGTCGGTGGCCAGCTCGATGCCCTCGTCGGCCAGCGCCTTGAGCTCCACCTCCACCACGAACTCGCGGATGTCCGGGGCGAGCAGCGACTCCAGGTCGATGTCGCTGGCGTGCTGCGAGGAGACCACGACCGTGTCGAGCCGGACCGGCTTGTCGCCGTCGTACTCGATGGTGACCTGGGTCTTGCCGTCGGGGCGCAGGTAGGGGATGGTCCCGTTCTTGCGCACCTCGGACAGCCGCTTGGCCAGCCGGTGGGCGAGGGTGATCGGCAGCGGCATCAGCTCGGGCGTGTCGTCGCACGCGTAGCCGAACATCAGGCCCTGGTCGCCGGCGCCCTGCTTGTCGAGCTCGTCCTCGTCGCCCTCGACCCGCGTCTCGTACGCGGTGTCGACACCCTGGGCGATGTCGGGGGACTGCGATCCGATGGACACCGACACGCCGCAGGAGGCGCCGTCGAAGCCCTTCTTCGAGGAGTCGTAGCCGATCTCCAGGATCCGCTCCCGGACGAGGGCGGCGATCGGCGCGTAGGCCTTGGTGGTGACCTCGCCCGCGATGTGGACCTGACCCGTGGTGATCAGGGTCTCCACGGCGACCCGCGAGGTGGGGTCGTCCTTGAGCAGGGCGTCGAGAATGGTGTCGCTGATCTGGTCAGCGATCTTGTCGGGGTGACCTTCGGTCACGGACTCCGAGGTGAAGAGGCGGCGAGACACAGCGCTCCCTGGGTTGCAGCGGCTGCTGACTGAACAGTCGCCCCGGCGGCCGAGGCCCCGGGGTGTGCTGTCCGGAAAGACTTGGGTAGGCGGTTACGGATGGGAGTCTAGCCAACCCGGGGGCGGAAACGTCCACCGGTCTCAGCAAATGAGTCAGCAGGCGGACAAAGTCGCTGCTCCGGACGGACCGACCGCTCAGGCCAGCCGGGCGGCGACCAGATCCCAGAGCTGATCGGCCAGCTGCGCCTTGGGGCCGTACGGCACCGCGGTCTCCCCGCCCTCGGCGGAGAGGATCACCGCCTCGTTGTTGGCACTGCCGAAGGCCCGGTCGGCGCCGACCTCGTTCACCACCAGCAGGTCGCACCCCTTTCGGATGAACTTCTCCCGGCCGTGCCGCAACGCGTCGTCCGTCTCGGCCGCGAAACCCACCACCACCTGCCCGGGCACCGCCCGGTGCGCCGAGATCTCCGCCAGGATGTCCGGATTGCGGACCAGCGCCAGCGGGGCGGGCTCCACCCCCTCCACCTTCTTGATCTTCACGGAGATGTAATCCGCCGGGCGGAAGTCCGCGACCGCCGCCGCCATCACCACCGCGTCGGCGTCGGCCGCCGCCGCCAGCACCGCCTCGCGCAGCTCCAGCGCGGTGCCGACCCGGACCAGGTCCACCCCCGCGGGCACCGGCAGCTCGGCGTTGGCGGCGACCAGCGTCACCCGGGCGCCGCGCGCGGCGGCGACCCCCGCGATGGCGAAGCCCTGCCGCCCGGAGGAGATGTTGCCCAGGAACCGCACCGGGTCCAGCGGCTCGCGCGTCCCCCCGGCGGAGACCACCACATGGCGGCCGGCCAGGTCCGCGACACCGGCGTCCGCGCCGCGCGCCAGCACCCGGCGACAGAGCTCGAAGATCGCCTCGGGGTCGGGGAAGCGCCCCTTGCCGGTGTCGGCGCCGGTCAGCCGGCCCACCGCCGGCTCGATCACGATCGCGCCCCGGCGGCGCAGCGTGGCGACGTTCTCCTGGGTGGCCGGGTGCTCCCACATCTCGGTGTGCATCGCCGGGGCGAAGACCACCGGGCAGTGCGCCGTCAGCAGGGTGTTGGTGAGCAGGTCGTCGGCGCGTCCGTGGGCGGCCTTGGCCAGCAGGTCGGCCGTGGCGGGCGCGATCACCAGCAGGTCCGCCTGCTGGCCGATCCGGACGTGCGGGACCTCGTGGACGCTCTCCCAGACCTCGGTGGAGACCGGCTGCCCCGACAGCGCGGACCAGGTCGCCGCACCGACGAAGTGCAGCGACGCGGCGGTCGGCACCACTCGGACCCGGTGCCCGGACTCGGTGAAGAGGCGCAGCAGTTCACACGCCTTGTAGGCGGCGATCCCGCCGCTGACGCCCAGCACGACGTTCATTGCCCCACCGCTTTCGCTGACCCGGGCCGACGCGCCGGACAGGCGAAAGCCGCGGCCCGGATGAGCTGTACCAGCTCCGGACCGCGGCGTTCACCAGGCAGGATGTCGAGACCTACTGCGCGTCGATCGCCTCGGCGGTGAGCATACCGGCGTTGATCTCGCGGAGCGCGATCGAGAGCGGCTTCTCGTGCACGTGGGTGTCGACCAGCGGGCCCACGTACTCCAGCAGGCCCTCGCCGAGCTGCGAGTAGTAGGCGTTGATCTGGCGCGCGCGCTTGGCGGCGTAGATCACCAGGCTGTACTTGGAGTCGGTGGCCTCGAGCAGCTCATCGATCGGCGGGTTGATGATGCCTTCGGGCGCTGTCATCGAAGAGGACACGCGGAAACCTTCCGGAAGATGACTGGAGAGAAGAGCGGGCCGAAAGAAATCAGACCACGTTGAGCAAGGCTAGCAGCTCGCTCGCTACACCCTCGACCGAGGTGTTGACCAGAGTCGTGTCGAACTCGCTCTCGGCCGCCAGCTCGACCCGGGCCGCGCGCAGCCGCTCGTCGATGACGTCCTGGGGCTCGGTGCCGCGACCGGTGAGGCGGCGCACCAGCTCGTCCCAGGAGGGGGGCGCGAGGAAGACCGACTGCGCCTCGGGCATCGATTCGCGCACCTGGCGCGCGCCCTGGAGGTCGATCTCCAGCAGCACCGGCACGCCGGCGGCCAGCCGGTCGAGGACGGCCCGGCGGGGGGTGCCGTAGTGGTTGCCGGCGAACACCGCCCACTCCAGCAGTTCGCCGTTGGCGACCATCTTGGCGAACTGGTCGTCGTCGACGAAGTGGTAGTGGACCCCGTCCTTCTCCCCCGGACGCGGCTTGCGGGTGGTGGCGGAGACGGACAGCCAGACCTCGGGGTGCTGCTGGCGCATATGTGAGACGACCGTGCTCTTGCCGACACCGGAGGGGCCGGAGAGCACGGTCAGCCGCGGACGTTCACTCATGTACCGATTATCCAGGAACCGCGGGGGTTTCCGAACCATCGGGCCCGGAAGGGGTACGACTAGGCCGGAGCCCCGCCGAACTCCCGCTCCAGGGAGGCGATCTGGTTCGTACCGAGGCCGCGCACCCGGCGGCTCTCCGAGATTCCGAGCCTCTCCATGATCTGCTTGGCCCGGACCTTGCCGACACCCGGAAGCGACTCCAGCAGAGCCGAGACCTTCATCTTGCCGATGACGTCGTTCTCCTGGCCGGCCTTGATGACCTCGTGCAGGGAGGCGCCGCTGTGCTTGAGCCGGTTCTTGATCTCGGCGCGCTCCCGGCGAGCCTCAGCTGCCTTGGCGAGCGCAGCGGTGCGCTGCTCAGGGGTAAGGGGCGGAAGTGCCACGCCGTTCACCTCAGTGATTTCGAACGAATGGGACAGGACAGTACGGGACCGACGGGAAACCTAGCGGCTCTGACCTGCATGAGCAACGAGGAACCAACCCCCCGAAGGACCTAACGCCGGACACTACCCCTCCCGCCGGTCCCCGTCAGGAAAAACAGCAGAAAAGTCCTGGTCAGCCTCGGCCGACCAGGACTTTTCCGGACATACCCCCCGTGAAGGCGGGGAGCAGCACTCGCCGATACCCGGCCGGTCCATCATCCGTGGACCATCCCTGCTTGCGCAGGGAACATCTTCGGACCGTATCCGCTGGTCAGGCCCTCACAAGCAATTCACGAAACCATCACACCAACGAGTGGCGGAAGCGCCTCTTTAAGTCGAATTTTCAACCGATTGCCGCACGCACCTCGTCCACGAACCGTGCGGCCGCCTCGCGCAGCGCCGCGACCGACGGGCCGTGCTTCAGCACGTCCCGGGAAACGCTCGGCAGGACGTTGCCGGCGACCGCGCCGAAGACCACCGGAATGTCGGCCGCGGTCGCCCCCTGGGCGCCCACGCCGGGGGCCAGCAGCGCGCCGTTGATGTCGAGGTCGGCGTCGATGTCCTTGAGCGTCGCGCCGACGACCGCGCCGAAGGAGCCGAGCGGATGGGCGTCGGCGTTCTCGGCGGCCAGCTGCCGCAGCACCGACTGGGCCACGGTCAGCCCGTCCTCGCCCACCGCGTGCTGGACCTCGTGGCCCTCCGGGTTGGAGGTCAGTGCCAGCGCGAACACGCCGGAGCCGCTGGCCCGCGCCGCGTCGAAGGCCGGGCGCAGCGAGCCGAAGCCCAGGTAGGGCGAGACGGTGACGGCGTCCGAGAACAGCGGGCTGGTCGGGGCGAGGAAGGCGTCGGCGTAGGCGGCCATGGTGCTGCCGATGTCGCCGCGCTTGGCGTCCATCAGCACCAGCGCGCCGGCCGCGCGGGCGTCCGCGACCGAGCGCTCCAGCACCGCGATGCCCCGGCTGCCGAAGCGCTCGAAGAAGGCGGCCTGCGGCTTGAGCACGGCGACCTCCCCGGCCAGCGCCTCGACCACGGTGCGGCTGAACCGCTCCAGTCCGGCCACGTCGTCGCCGAGGCCCCAGGCCTCCAGCAGGGCGGCGTGCGGGTCGATGCCCACACAGAGCGGGCCGCGGGTGTCCATGGCCTCGCGCAGCCGGGTGCCGAAGGGGGCGGTCATCACAGGTCTCCTCAGTGGTGCGGTACGTGCGGCAGGTCGGTGGAATCCGGCGGTCAGGGGTGGTGGGCCAGGCCGACGGCGTCGGTGAAGCGGGTGAAGCCGCGCTCGGCCAGGGCGGCGCGCAGCTCGTCCAGCACCCGGAGCGGGGCCGAGGGGTCGTTGAAGACCGTGGTGCCGACGGCCACGCCGGAGGCACCGGCCAGCACGAACTCCAGCGCGTCCAGGCCGGTCCGGATCCCGCCCATGCCCAGGATCGGCACCTCGGGCACGGCCCCGGAGCGCATCGCCGCATGGACCTGGTAGACGCAGCGGACCGCGACCGGGCGGATGGCCGGCCCGGAGAGGCCGCCGACCGTCCCGGCCAGCGCCGGGCGCATGGTCGTGGTGTCGATGGCCATGCCCAGCAGAGTGTTGATCATGGAGAGTCCGTCCGCACCGGCCTTGACGCAGGCCGCCGCGATCTCGGTGATCGAGGTGACGTCCGGGGTCAGCTTGGCGTAGACCGGCAGCGCCGGGTCCGCCACCTCGCGCACCGCCGCGATCACGTCGTAGGAGGTGGCCGGGTTGCAGCCGAAGGGCAGGCCCCGGTTGGCGGCGTTGGCGCAGGCGATGTTGGCCTCGATGCCGACGACCCCGGCCCGGCCGTTGAGCTGCTGCACGGTCTCGGCGAACTCCTCGACCTGCTCCCCGCCGATCGAGACCAGCACCCGGGCGCCGCGCTCGGCCAGCCAGGGCAGCTCCTGCTCGACGAACTGCTCGATTCCCGAGCCCGGCAGCCCGACGGCGTTCAGCATGCCGCTGGGCGTCCCGGCCGTCCTCGGCGTCGGCCGTCCCGCCCTGGGCCGCGCCATGATCGTCCGGGTGGTGATCGAGCCCAGCTCCGCCAGCGGCTGGAACTTGGCGATCTCGCGCCCGTAGCCGGCGCAGCCGGCCGCCGTGGTGACCGGGTTCGGCAGCGTGCCGCTGCCGAAGGGGGCGGTGAGGTCGACCGCGTCCGGTGCTGGAGGGGCCTGCAGGTCCATCTACCGCGCTCCCATCGCTTCCGCGCCGTACAGGTCGGGCGGTACCGTCCCGATGTCGGACCAGCGCACCCGGGAGCCGTCGAAGCACGGCCCCTCGACACAGGATCGTACGAACCGGCTGACGCCGTCCTCCCCCACCACCGGCAGCACGCAGCCCAGGCACAGACCGACGCCGCAGGCCAGGTCCTGCTCGACCGAGCAGAAGCTGCGCACCCCCTCGTCGGTCGCGATCCCGGACACCGCCCGCAGCATCGGCACCGGGCCGCAGGCGTAGACGGCCTCGGCCGAGATGGCCTTCAGCGCCTCCGCCAGCGGCAGGGTGACCTGGCCCTTTATCCCGGTGGAGCCGTCGTCGGTGGTCACCAGCACGTCCGGGGTGAGCTGCTGGGCCTGGTCGACCCCGAACAGCCGGTCGGCGCCGGCGGCGCCGAGGATGAAGCCGACCGAGCCGCCCTGCTCCTTGATCAGCTCGGCCAGCGCGAACAGCGGCGCGCTGCGGGCCCCGCCGGCCACCAGCAGCGCGGTCAGCGGCCCCACCGGCAGCGGGAAGGCCGTGCCGAGCGGGGCCACCAGGTCGACGCTGTCGCCGACCCGGCAGGCCAGCAGCTCCCGCGCGCCCGGCGCGTCGCCGCCGACGACCAGCGAGACGGTGTCGGCCGCCGGGTCGGCCCGGTGGATCGAGAAGGATCGGCGCAGCAGCACGGCGCTCTCCGGTCCGCCGACCGCCAGGGCCGCGAAGTGCCCCGGTCGGAACCGGTCGGCGACGCCCGGAGCCCGCAGCACCAGCCGGTGGTGGGCACCGACCGGCGTCAGTTCCAGGATCTCCGCCTGGACCTGGACGGGATGCGCCATGCGATCACCCTCTCGTGGACGCGCCGATTGCTTCGCCCAGGGTGCCATGGCCGCTGGACCGCAGCCGCGCCGAGAGGCCGCGGTGCAGTCGGCGGCACCAGAAGGGGCCCTCGTAGATGAAGGCGCTGTAGCCCTGGACCAGGGTGGCCCCGGCCAGGATCCGCTCCCAGACGTCCTCGGCGGTCTCGATGCCGCCGACCGACACCAGCGTGAGCCGGTCGCCGGTGCGCGCGTGGAGCCGGGCCAGCACCTCGACGGCGCGGCTCCTGAGCGGCGCGCCGGAGAGCCCGCCGGCGCCGGCCGCCTCGACCTTGGCGGCGTCGGTGCGCAGCCCCTCGCGGCCGATGGTGGTGTTGGTGGCGATGATCCCGTCGAGCCCGAGCTCCAGCGCCAGGTCGGCGACCTCGTCGATGTCGGCGTCGGCCAGGTCGGGGGCGATCTTGACCAGCAGCGGGATCCGGCGCTGCGGGACCTCGGCGTCCAGCGTGGCGCGGACGGCGCTGAGCAGCGGCCGGAGCTGGTCGACGGCCTGGAGGTTGCGCAGTCCCGGGGTGTTCGGCGAGCTGACGTTGACCACGAAGTAGTCGGCGTGGCGGGCCAGCCGCTCGGTGCTGGCGATGTAGTCGGCGACGGCCTCGGCCTCGGGGACGACCTTGGTCTTGCCGATGTTGACGCCGACGACGGTCTTCGAGCGCGCGGGCCGGACCGCGAGGCGGGCGGCGACGGCGGCCGAGCCCTCGTTGTTGAAGCCCATCCGGTTGATCAGCGCCCGGTCGTCGATCAGCCGGAACAGCCGCGGCTGCGGGTTGCCGGGCTGGGGCTGGGCGGTGACGGTGCCGATCTCGACGTAGTCGAAGCCGAGCATGGCCAGCCCGTCGATGCCGACGGCGTTCTTGTCGAAGCCGGCCGCGAGGCCGAACGGGCCCGGCAGGTCGAGACCCAGGGCCTTGACCCGCAGCGCGGGGTCCTTCGGCGCGAGCACGGCCGCGGCCAGCGTCCGCAGCCCGGGCACCGAGGAGGCCAGCCGGATCCAGAAGAAGGCCAGGTGGTGCGCCTTCTCCGGATCCATCCGCCGGAAGACGAGATTGAACAGCAAGCGGTACAAGACAACGCGCCTTCCAGTTGCACTTTGCCAGGGGCGCGGGGAACGGCGCGACCAACCATCATCGAAGCCGCACACTTCCCCGCGCCCCTGC
The Streptacidiphilus albus JL83 genome window above contains:
- the gmk gene encoding guanylate kinase, translating into MSERPRLTVLSGPSGVGKSTVVSHMRQQHPEVWLSVSATTRKPRPGEKDGVHYHFVDDDQFAKMVANGELLEWAVFAGNHYGTPRRAVLDRLAAGVPVLLEIDLQGARQVRESMPEAQSVFLAPPSWDELVRRLTGRGTEPQDVIDERLRAARVELAAESEFDTTLVNTSVEGVASELLALLNVV
- a CDS encoding dihydroorotate dehydrogenase; its protein translation is MDLQAPPAPDAVDLTAPFGSGTLPNPVTTAAGCAGYGREIAKFQPLAELGSITTRTIMARPRAGRPTPRTAGTPSGMLNAVGLPGSGIEQFVEQELPWLAERGARVLVSIGGEQVEEFAETVQQLNGRAGVVGIEANIACANAANRGLPFGCNPATSYDVIAAVREVADPALPVYAKLTPDVTSITEIAAACVKAGADGLSMINTLLGMAIDTTTMRPALAGTVGGLSGPAIRPVAVRCVYQVHAAMRSGAVPEVPILGMGGIRTGLDALEFVLAGASGVAVGTTVFNDPSAPLRVLDELRAALAERGFTRFTDAVGLAHHP
- a CDS encoding integration host factor: MALPPLTPEQRTAALAKAAEARRERAEIKNRLKHSGASLHEVIKAGQENDVIGKMKVSALLESLPGVGKVRAKQIMERLGISESRRVRGLGTNQIASLEREFGGAPA
- a CDS encoding S53 family peptidase is translated as MAGTVALASPSQASTPGPAVKTLAGTHPDWAKPSADKGVTPAKDQLTARVYLAGRNPAGLAAYARAVSSPGSAEYDQFLTPAQSQQRFGATADQIAAVRAWATSAGLTITGTNAHYLDVHGSAADVDRAFGTHLHEYAVQGKLLKAPASNVVLPAAVASAVLGVTGLSDDAPTMRAQSQPVDGPLSFGTDAKGKPKPKPKPKAGLPTVATCSSYWGQKTVSGAPKGYTAKNTFDQCSLTPAQLRKAYGVTASGLTGKGATVAIVDAYGSSTMLADANHFAVNHGDKAFRKGQYSEVVTPKLWTQTGANDGCGGGPAGWAGEEALDVEMVHGLAPDANVVYVGANSCSDQDLMAALSTIVDKHLADVVSSSWSGLMHTTAGDESPTTIAAYEQIFEQGAAEGIGFDFAAGDCGDNSPGAAATGSNCDKTTTEAQAGFPSSDNWVTDVGGTAIGIKDASGTYGFETDMGTDRSVLSADGKSWSPFPGTFYFGGGGGTSQDFAQPWYQGPVVPSTLAHTLMTGAVSKTAQRVTPDVAMNGDLYTSVLVGMSDGNPYSEGGYGGTSVAAPEFSGIQADAIQARGGRSIGFANPSIYERAGGADFHAVVNNTLGKGQQPLNSVADLGVVGGSLRVRLVAFGRDYGLAATKGFNNATGVGSPDEKYLLSFK
- a CDS encoding helix-turn-helix domain-containing protein, with amino-acid sequence MPRPQRPLDPLAGPVQAFAAELRLVREKAGNPKFLQMARASGRSRTALAEAAGGDHLATWETVEAFLTACGQDPRHWYGRWEAVRTATAAKEPGRTPAPPDLAVESRQQPGPPPVPPRPPRWRRPLVAALAVVAAAGLLVAFLDSPDNGGREPGRGASPSPLPAGPVTVVVQNKVAVGASGLFEDSTPVYLSTRPVPFCSREGCEVADTRMWSGAVLQVLCQEQGAVMTNEDAATAGITHNPGAVTSALWYQAEMPNGTDGFISEVYLTPASRGGRGLPACAPP
- the metK gene encoding methionine adenosyltransferase, encoding MSRRLFTSESVTEGHPDKIADQISDTILDALLKDDPTSRVAVETLITTGQVHIAGEVTTKAYAPIAALVRERILEIGYDSSKKGFDGASCGVSVSIGSQSPDIAQGVDTAYETRVEGDEDELDKQGAGDQGLMFGYACDDTPELMPLPITLAHRLAKRLSEVRKNGTIPYLRPDGKTQVTIEYDGDKPVRLDTVVVSSQHASDIDLESLLAPDIREFVVEVELKALADEGIELATDGYRLLVNPTGRFEIGGPMGDAGLTGRKIIIDTYGGMARHGGGAFSGKDPSKVDRSAAYAMRWVAKNIVAAGLARRAEVQVAYAIGKAEPVGLFVETFGTETVAVEKIQDAVTQVFDLRPAAIIRDLDLLRPIYAQTAAYGHFGRELPDFTWERTDRAAELKRVLGV
- the rpoZ gene encoding DNA-directed RNA polymerase subunit omega, which produces MSSSMTAPEGIINPPIDELLEATDSKYSLVIYAAKRARQINAYYSQLGEGLLEYVGPLVDTHVHEKPLSIALREINAGMLTAEAIDAQ
- the coaBC gene encoding bifunctional phosphopantothenoylcysteine decarboxylase/phosphopantothenate--cysteine ligase CoaBC gives rise to the protein MNVVLGVSGGIAAYKACELLRLFTESGHRVRVVPTAASLHFVGAATWSALSGQPVSTEVWESVHEVPHVRIGQQADLLVIAPATADLLAKAAHGRADDLLTNTLLTAHCPVVFAPAMHTEMWEHPATQENVATLRRRGAIVIEPAVGRLTGADTGKGRFPDPEAIFELCRRVLARGADAGVADLAGRHVVVSAGGTREPLDPVRFLGNISSGRQGFAIAGVAAARGARVTLVAANAELPVPAGVDLVRVGTALELREAVLAAAADADAVVMAAAVADFRPADYISVKIKKVEGVEPAPLALVRNPDILAEISAHRAVPGQVVVGFAAETDDALRHGREKFIRKGCDLLVVNEVGADRAFGSANNEAVILSAEGGETAVPYGPKAQLADQLWDLVAARLA
- the pyrF gene encoding orotidine-5'-phosphate decarboxylase; amino-acid sequence: MTAPFGTRLREAMDTRGPLCVGIDPHAALLEAWGLGDDVAGLERFSRTVVEALAGEVAVLKPQAAFFERFGSRGIAVLERSVADARAAGALVLMDAKRGDIGSTMAAYADAFLAPTSPLFSDAVTVSPYLGFGSLRPAFDAARASGSGVFALALTSNPEGHEVQHAVGEDGLTVAQSVLRQLAAENADAHPLGSFGAVVGATLKDIDADLDINGALLAPGVGAQGATAADIPVVFGAVAGNVLPSVSRDVLKHGPSVAALREAAARFVDEVRAAIG
- a CDS encoding YbjQ family protein, translated to MTNIDEYGGGQHTPDVLVVTTNDVPGYRVDKIIGEVFGLTVRSRNIGSQLGASFKSLAGGELRGLTKTLVESRNQAMDRLIEQARARGGNAVLTMRFDVTEAGGNGTEICAYGTAAVISPLG